The proteins below are encoded in one region of Triticum aestivum cultivar Chinese Spring chromosome 1B, IWGSC CS RefSeq v2.1, whole genome shotgun sequence:
- the LOC123107307 gene encoding receptor like protein kinase S.2 isoform X1 has product MGGYEFRREELDALECFLRDGLSWGPMSLSLQLLRHITNDFSPEYEIDTDEFAVVYLGVLPSGFRMAVKKFHLRGCLDDESAFNNDFSIAMKAAHKDEVRLIGYCHHTQEQIFEYEGKQVFAQVGRERLICTEYVPHGTVCGHIEGRIYIEMDGYEYRAELDALERVLRDESVEPMSLTLPLLRHITNNFSDESVIGSGGFSTVYLGVLPSGLHIAVKKIANKHTIDESAFQNEVFITMKVAHKNTLRFIGYCSHTEAKHFEVNGQHVFAEDRERLICVEYVPNGTLDTRVGEYGELDWNQRYQILKGICQGLCHLHETLHVVHGDIKPSNILIGDNHVPKFFDFGMSRSFDDGETSGYTKDVKGTIGYMAPEMIEGHWSTKSDIYSLGIMITELLTGKKGCGPSVEQVLKQLRKRLVKEGAFSSWENKYHQVRTCLEIGYTCMEDDPDKRPSALEIIQRLYENESANYSAPPLWQSGDEESDLSDTEASKTETTAEFLLSDEEPASADTTGETSTQEPDKPDLVIELPASVDLSDLKVLEKITDDFSHERIVGKDGTFRGSHKAFVYKGDVPRREMVAVKRLIGVAIPVEKFKREAEQFMSLDHKNIVKVAGYCHDQSRGHKLVRFRGDAPPQAIKGPEQLLSYEYMHNGSLRNYLIGQGSREIDWQKRYKLIKGICAGLHYLHKGRANCPIVHLNLSPSNVLLDENYIPRITGFDFSKLIGEKNTKSVVLKLNGPIAYLPPDFLHSKGPDLKYLATVDIYSLGLIILEIVTQQEIKGNHGVLIKSIEENWREESQITRLYTSLEADELQQVKMCIDIGLYCVQSKPEKRPTAEDIMLWLDKGIKPVPTPRAGGGVSRPTVSVPRAGPGVPRPPAPTNITHADDRIQGNEKPEGFIKRIFRRK; this is encoded by the exons ATGGGCGGATACGAATTCCGAAGGGAGGAGCTAGATGCACTGGAATGCTTCTTACGGGATGGATTAAGTTGGGGGCCAATGAGTCTGTCGTTGCAGCTTCTCAGGCACATAACAAATGATTTCTCCCCTGAATACGAAATTGACACAGATGAATTTGCAGTGGTTTACCTG GGGGTGCTTCCAAGTGGGTTCCGTATGGCTGTCAAAAAATTCCACCTGCGTGGTTGCTTGGATGACGAAAGTGCATTCAACAATGACTTTTCTATTGCAATGAAGGCTGCTCACAAGGACGAAGTACGACTCATAGGCTACTGTCATCACACGCAAGAGCAAATTTTCGAATACGAAGGAAAACAAGTTTTCGCGCAGGTGGGCAGAGAAAGGTTGATCTGTACAGAGTATGTGCCTCACGGGACCGTTTGCGGGCATATCGAAGGTAGGATCTATATAGAAATGGATGGATACGAGTACAGGGCGGAGCTAGATGCATTGGAACGCGTCCTGCGCGATGAAAGTGTGGAGCCAATGAGTCTGACGTTGCCGCTTCTCAGGCACATAACAAACAATTTCTCCGATGAATCTGTAATTGGTTCAGGTGGATTTTCGACAGTTTACCTG GGGGTGCTTCCAAGTGGGTTACATATTGCTGTAAAGAAGATTGCCAATAAGCATACTATTGATGAAAGTGCATTTCAAAATGAAGTGTTTATCACAATGAAGGTTGCCCACAAGAACACATTGCGATTCATAGGCTACTGTAGTCACACGGAAGCTAAACACTTCGAAGTCAACGGACAACATGTTTTTGCAGAGGACAGGGAAAGGTTGATCTGTGTGGAGTATGTGCCTAATGGAACCCTTGATACACGTGTCG GTGAGTATGGTGAACTTGACTGGAACCAGCGttatcaaattctaaaaggaaTTTGTCAGGGTCTATGTCATCTCCATGAGACATTGCATGTTGTTCACGGAGATATCAAACCAAGCAATATATTAATAGGGGATAACCACGTGCCAAAATTTTTTGACTTCGGTATGTCCCGGTCCTTTGATGATGGAGAAACTTCAGGTTACACCAAAGACGTCAAGGGAACTAT AGGATATATGGCTCCAGAGATGATTGAAGGTCATTGGTCAACTAAGTCTGACATATACAGCTTGGGCATTATGATCACAGAGTTATTGACTGGGAAGAAAGGGTGCGGGCCAAGTGTTGAGCAA GTACTTAAACAGTTGAGGAAACGGTTGGTAAAAGAAGGAGCGTTTTCATCATGGGAAAACAAATACCATCAAGTTAGAACATGTCTAGAGATTGGGTATACCTGCATGGAAGACGACCCAGATAAAAGGCCTTCTGCTTTGGAAATTATCCAACGGCTTTATGAAAACGAAAGTGCTAACTATTCTGCACCACCACTTTGGCAG TCAGGAGATGAGGAATCCGATTTATCGGATACAGAAGCTTCGAAGACAGAGACAACAGCCGAGTTTCTTCTAAGTGACGAAGAACCCGCCTCAGCAGACACGACTGGAGAAACGAGCACACAGGAACCTGATAAACCTGACCTGGTAATTGAGTTGCCGGCGTCGGTGGACCTGTCTGACCTAAAAGTTCTGGAGAAAATCACAGATGATTTTTCACACGAAAGAATAGTTGGGAAGGATGGCACGTTCAGAGGTTCTCATAAGGCATTTGTTTATAAG GGCGACGTTCCACGGCGAGAAATGGTAGCTGTGAAGAGGTTAATTGGAGTAGCAATTCCAGTTGAAAAGTTTAAGAGGGAGGCAGAGCAGTTCATGAGTTTGGATCACAAAAATATAGTAAAGGTGGCCGGCTACTGCCACGACCAATCTAGAGGACATAAGCTGGTACGGTTCAGAGGAGATGCACCACCACAAGCCATTAAAGGTCCTGAACAATTACTCTCCTATGAATATATGCACAACGGAAGTCTTCGCAACTATCTTATTG GTCAAGGATCTCGTGAAATTGATTGGCAAAAGCGCTATAAATTGATCAAAGGGATTTGCGCAGGCTTACATTACCTCCACAAGGGTCGTGCAAATTGTCCAATTGTTCATTTGAATTTAAGCCCGTCAAATGTATTGTTGGACGAGAACTACATACCACGCATCACAGGGTTCGATTTTTCCAAGCTCATTGGTGAAAAGAACACCAAATCCGTGGTACTTAAGCTGAATGGACCCAT AGCTTACCTGCCACCGGATTTCCTGCACTCCAAGGGTCCTGACCTCAAATATCTAGCTACGGTAGACATATACAGCTTGGGTCTTATCATTCTAGAGATCGTAACGCAGCAAGAGATCAAAGGCAACCATGGAGTGCTTATTAAGAGC ATAGAGGAAAACTGGAGGGAAGAGTCACAAATAACACGGTTGTATACCTCACTAGAAGCTGACGAACTGCAGCAAGTAAAAATGTGCATTGATATTGGCCTATACTGCGTCCAGTCAAAGCCTGAAAAGAGACCTACGGCTGAGGACATCATGCTCTggcttgataaagggatcaaaccagTCCCAACCCCAAGAGCAGGTGGAGGAGTGTCAAGACCTACAGTCTCAGTTCCAAGGGCAGGTCCAGGAGTGCCAAGACCTCCTGCCCCCACTAATATCACCCATGCAGATGACCGCATCCAAG GAAACGAGAAGCCGGAGGGATTCATAAAACGAATCTTCAGAAGAAAGTAG
- the LOC123107307 gene encoding receptor like protein kinase S.2 isoform X2, whose amino-acid sequence MDGDGFEEAELDALEHVVRDTSAEPMNLSLQLLRHITNDFSPEYEIDTDEFAVVYLGVLPSGFRMAVKKFHLRGCLDDESAFNNDFSIAMKAAHKDEVRLIGYCHHTQEQIFEYEGKQVFAQVGRERLICTEYVPHGTVCGHIEGRIYIEMDGYEYRAELDALERVLRDESVEPMSLTLPLLRHITNNFSDESVIGSGGFSTVYLGVLPSGLHIAVKKIANKHTIDESAFQNEVFITMKVAHKNTLRFIGYCSHTEAKHFEVNGQHVFAEDRERLICVEYVPNGTLDTRVGEYGELDWNQRYQILKGICQGLCHLHETLHVVHGDIKPSNILIGDNHVPKFFDFGMSRSFDDGETSGYTKDVKGTIGYMAPEMIEGHWSTKSDIYSLGIMITELLTGKKGCGPSVEQVLKQLRKRLVKEGAFSSWENKYHQVRTCLEIGYTCMEDDPDKRPSALEIIQRLYENESANYSAPPLWQSGDEESDLSDTEASKTETTAEFLLSDEEPASADTTGETSTQEPDKPDLVIELPASVDLSDLKVLEKITDDFSHERIVGKDGTFRGSHKAFVYKGDVPRREMVAVKRLIGVAIPVEKFKREAEQFMSLDHKNIVKVAGYCHDQSRGHKLVRFRGDAPPQAIKGPEQLLSYEYMHNGSLRNYLIGQGSREIDWQKRYKLIKGICAGLHYLHKGRANCPIVHLNLSPSNVLLDENYIPRITGFDFSKLIGEKNTKSVVLKLNGPIAYLPPDFLHSKGPDLKYLATVDIYSLGLIILEIVTQQEIKGNHGVLIKSIEENWREESQITRLYTSLEADELQQVKMCIDIGLYCVQSKPEKRPTAEDIMLWLDKGIKPVPTPRAGGGVSRPTVSVPRAGPGVPRPPAPTNITHADDRIQGNEKPEGFIKRIFRRK is encoded by the exons ATGGACGGAGACGGGTTCGAGGAGGCGGAGCTAGATGCACTGGAACACGTCGTACGCGATACAAGTGCAGAGCCAATGAA TCTGTCGTTGCAGCTTCTCAGGCACATAACAAATGATTTCTCCCCTGAATACGAAATTGACACAGATGAATTTGCAGTGGTTTACCTG GGGGTGCTTCCAAGTGGGTTCCGTATGGCTGTCAAAAAATTCCACCTGCGTGGTTGCTTGGATGACGAAAGTGCATTCAACAATGACTTTTCTATTGCAATGAAGGCTGCTCACAAGGACGAAGTACGACTCATAGGCTACTGTCATCACACGCAAGAGCAAATTTTCGAATACGAAGGAAAACAAGTTTTCGCGCAGGTGGGCAGAGAAAGGTTGATCTGTACAGAGTATGTGCCTCACGGGACCGTTTGCGGGCATATCGAAGGTAGGATCTATATAGAAATGGATGGATACGAGTACAGGGCGGAGCTAGATGCATTGGAACGCGTCCTGCGCGATGAAAGTGTGGAGCCAATGAGTCTGACGTTGCCGCTTCTCAGGCACATAACAAACAATTTCTCCGATGAATCTGTAATTGGTTCAGGTGGATTTTCGACAGTTTACCTG GGGGTGCTTCCAAGTGGGTTACATATTGCTGTAAAGAAGATTGCCAATAAGCATACTATTGATGAAAGTGCATTTCAAAATGAAGTGTTTATCACAATGAAGGTTGCCCACAAGAACACATTGCGATTCATAGGCTACTGTAGTCACACGGAAGCTAAACACTTCGAAGTCAACGGACAACATGTTTTTGCAGAGGACAGGGAAAGGTTGATCTGTGTGGAGTATGTGCCTAATGGAACCCTTGATACACGTGTCG GTGAGTATGGTGAACTTGACTGGAACCAGCGttatcaaattctaaaaggaaTTTGTCAGGGTCTATGTCATCTCCATGAGACATTGCATGTTGTTCACGGAGATATCAAACCAAGCAATATATTAATAGGGGATAACCACGTGCCAAAATTTTTTGACTTCGGTATGTCCCGGTCCTTTGATGATGGAGAAACTTCAGGTTACACCAAAGACGTCAAGGGAACTAT AGGATATATGGCTCCAGAGATGATTGAAGGTCATTGGTCAACTAAGTCTGACATATACAGCTTGGGCATTATGATCACAGAGTTATTGACTGGGAAGAAAGGGTGCGGGCCAAGTGTTGAGCAA GTACTTAAACAGTTGAGGAAACGGTTGGTAAAAGAAGGAGCGTTTTCATCATGGGAAAACAAATACCATCAAGTTAGAACATGTCTAGAGATTGGGTATACCTGCATGGAAGACGACCCAGATAAAAGGCCTTCTGCTTTGGAAATTATCCAACGGCTTTATGAAAACGAAAGTGCTAACTATTCTGCACCACCACTTTGGCAG TCAGGAGATGAGGAATCCGATTTATCGGATACAGAAGCTTCGAAGACAGAGACAACAGCCGAGTTTCTTCTAAGTGACGAAGAACCCGCCTCAGCAGACACGACTGGAGAAACGAGCACACAGGAACCTGATAAACCTGACCTGGTAATTGAGTTGCCGGCGTCGGTGGACCTGTCTGACCTAAAAGTTCTGGAGAAAATCACAGATGATTTTTCACACGAAAGAATAGTTGGGAAGGATGGCACGTTCAGAGGTTCTCATAAGGCATTTGTTTATAAG GGCGACGTTCCACGGCGAGAAATGGTAGCTGTGAAGAGGTTAATTGGAGTAGCAATTCCAGTTGAAAAGTTTAAGAGGGAGGCAGAGCAGTTCATGAGTTTGGATCACAAAAATATAGTAAAGGTGGCCGGCTACTGCCACGACCAATCTAGAGGACATAAGCTGGTACGGTTCAGAGGAGATGCACCACCACAAGCCATTAAAGGTCCTGAACAATTACTCTCCTATGAATATATGCACAACGGAAGTCTTCGCAACTATCTTATTG GTCAAGGATCTCGTGAAATTGATTGGCAAAAGCGCTATAAATTGATCAAAGGGATTTGCGCAGGCTTACATTACCTCCACAAGGGTCGTGCAAATTGTCCAATTGTTCATTTGAATTTAAGCCCGTCAAATGTATTGTTGGACGAGAACTACATACCACGCATCACAGGGTTCGATTTTTCCAAGCTCATTGGTGAAAAGAACACCAAATCCGTGGTACTTAAGCTGAATGGACCCAT AGCTTACCTGCCACCGGATTTCCTGCACTCCAAGGGTCCTGACCTCAAATATCTAGCTACGGTAGACATATACAGCTTGGGTCTTATCATTCTAGAGATCGTAACGCAGCAAGAGATCAAAGGCAACCATGGAGTGCTTATTAAGAGC ATAGAGGAAAACTGGAGGGAAGAGTCACAAATAACACGGTTGTATACCTCACTAGAAGCTGACGAACTGCAGCAAGTAAAAATGTGCATTGATATTGGCCTATACTGCGTCCAGTCAAAGCCTGAAAAGAGACCTACGGCTGAGGACATCATGCTCTggcttgataaagggatcaaaccagTCCCAACCCCAAGAGCAGGTGGAGGAGTGTCAAGACCTACAGTCTCAGTTCCAAGGGCAGGTCCAGGAGTGCCAAGACCTCCTGCCCCCACTAATATCACCCATGCAGATGACCGCATCCAAG GAAACGAGAAGCCGGAGGGATTCATAAAACGAATCTTCAGAAGAAAGTAG